The stretch of DNA ACAAGACAGTACCTCAGCCCAGGTTAAAGTGAGTATTGATTGTCATTATGATAGATGTAAACTTGTTAGATGATTCTTGACAAGTCATGGCAGTTGGTTACTGACAGTTTAAAGTTTGCTGATATTTGATGCTATTTAGTTTCTACTCGGttaatgcctggcgttgcactaGCAATAAAATAACTAACTAACAATTTTAAGTAACTTAAACTCGTAACATAAGTTAgtttcaatctttattataataatagccatGTCTGTAGCCAACTCAATATTTGTTCCATTACACACAGCATAGGTAAGAAGATGCATATATTTCAAAGCATGATTCACTGAAGTAAAAAATGCTGAATTTCTATTGacttttttcaactaaaaactTATGAATCAATACAGTTTGAATACCGTGTCATTTGACAAGccataatttttatgtaataattgttGTCACTGAGTTTTTGCCAGAATAACAGTTTATCCTGTTTATGCTATGAATAGTATTACTGTATCACATCAGCTTATCGAGTTCaaggatagaaaaatagttataatctTCTGAATGCTGcatctcttttattattttctatctgaGAGTAGTTGAAGGTGCTGCTATAGTCTGAGAGTGGTAGAATGATGAGACTACTCTATGTAGATGAGTGAAGGGTTAGACTACAAACTAAAGTAGATTTAAAACTTAAGCTGATATTTAAGATCCTTGCTAGTTAAAATCTTACTTATATAGTGGGCCATAATGATTGGACCATTTGAAACaaaacattatttattattaattattagttcatTTAGTGTATATTAGATTAATTCTTGTCATACACACATCAATAAAACACTAGAGTTGTTCTACACACGAATATTATTAAATACCAAAGTGTATTCGTTTGTGCGTATCTGCACATTATTAAAAgttccaataaaattttgtttatgctCATGGTAAAAATTGACCGAATTTAATGCAGTTTTGAAGCATATTAATACAAGTAGTTATTCGCGAGTAAATTGGTGCCCCTTTGAAGTATTACTAGCATCTTAATAGCTGTACTGCCCTTATTATCATCACAGGATAGGATACAATGGGTGCtcagtaaatatattataattcttgAGAAAGTTTTTGATGGCGAACAGGCCATACAAGctgctttttaaatattgattgtatgtacggtctgaaaaagtaaaaaaaataagtTCATGCAATGAATGGTAATATCCAGGTGTGTTACTAATATCCATGCGAGTCACTCActaatatccaagcatgtcacttgctaataccaggcatgtcagttgctagtatccaggcatgtcacttgttAATATTTAGCCATAATACTTGCTGATATCTAAACATGTCACTTACTAATATCTCAGCATGTCAATTGCTATTATCCAGGCCTGTCTCTTGCTAACATCCTGACTTGTCTGTTGCTAACAACCtggcatgtctgttgctaataatCATCCAGGCGtgtctgttgctaataattatccaggcatgtcagttgctaatatctagGCATGTCATGtgctaatatccaagcatgtcagttgctaatatcccaGCATGTCTGCTGCTAATATCCAGGCGTCTTAGTTGCTAATATTcaggcatgtctgttgctaacaTCCAGATATGTTGAACAGCCCTGATTATCAATCACAGGAAAAGATAAAATTGGTGCTTACTAAGTAAATTATATTCTTTGAGAATAATTTTGATGGCAAACAGAGTGACAATAAAGGTTGTTTCTCAAATacgtatagtatgtatggtctgagatagtGATAAAAGTGAGTTCATGCCATAaataataacacaaaaaattaCTTGGTCCTCACATTAACCTGATAATCACTGTAGCTGTACAGGCTAATATCCAGGCGtgtcagttgctaatacccAGTCcagtcacttgctaatatccaggcatgccAATTGCTAATATCTGGGCATGACAGTTgttaatatccaggcatgtcaattgctaatatcTGGGCATGACAGTTGCTAATATCAAGGCATGCCAGTTGCTAACATCCAGACATGTCACTTGCttatatccaggcatgtcaattgctaatatcTGGGCAtgacagttgctaatatccaggcatttcagttgctaacatccaggcatgtcacttgcttatatccaggcatgtcaattgctaatatcTGGGCATGACAGTTGCTAATATCAAGGCATGCCAGTTGCtaacatccaggcatgtcacttgcttaTATCCAGGCATGTAAATTGCTAATATCTTGGCAtgacagttgctaatatccagccatgtcttttgctaatattcaggcaTGTAATGTTTCACTTTGCAGACCCCTCGTAAACAAattgctaaatatatatttctttgcTCTCGGAATTGCCTCCCCTCAAGTGAAAACCAAGAGGACATCAGTCTATTCGCGCCAAGTACTGCACAGAACCAAATATATTCTACCCAGTATTCAGAACAACAATGCTGCTGAGTTGGCATCTACACCTATACCTAGCTTTAAAGATGTTGAGAGGCCTCTCCGGATGCCTTCAGCTCCATCAGGTATTGTTCTCTCCTGGCACTATTGTATTCCTCTTCTATTTCCTGCTGGTCATGCAATTTTAATTTCTGTAATTTGGTTTTGAATACAATTAGAAACTAGCATATCTTTAAAATCTGACCAGAAACCAAAATGACGTGATAACTTGctgttaattttaaaaaggaaatgaacatttttaagtACATATATGTCACTAAACATCGCACTGCttcaataaaattggcaaatacATGCTTATATAAGTCAAGAGACAGTACTGTTTGTGTAAACTACTACATTGATACTCTCTGGTACCATAGCAATACTATTAACATACTGCTTTCTGTGCACTGCAGGAATGGAGTGTTATCAATACAACAGTATTATGTGTTCCTGTGTATGCGCAGCAAAAGCACTCTGTCACTCAAATGCATGTTTGTAGAAGTACTGTGTTACCATTGTGCCAGGGGTGTGATATTGTTGTTGTCACTATGCAtaattgtgggaatgttatcctactactgtatatgtactaaTAAAATCTTGTGGTACCTCTGAGCATATACTCTAGAAGTATAATGTACATGCTGTGAGAATAGCAAAAACCACAGGGATTGTTCTGTGGAAATACTATGTTACAATTGTACAATACTGTGAGATTACGATATTATTTATATGCATGCATTGTAAAATTGTGATGTTGCCGCTGTTCATACACTGTTTAGTAGTACTTTGCCTCTGTGCATGCACTGGTAAAGTACTAATTTCCCAGCATATGCACTGTTAGAATATGGTGTGGCCAGTGTATCACACTGTGGTCGCACTATGTTGGCACTGCGTATGTAATGTTGCAGTACTACGTTGTCACTGTGAGTGCACTGCTAGAGTACTGAGTTTTCCAGGGAGGGTATGTGATGCAATCTTTGTGATTTTAAGTGTCATAGCTGGTCAGTTTGAAGCTAAAATGTCTTATTGTTAAATTGACAGGTGGGTATAAAATTAGAGGCCACTTTAGTGCATCTTCCTAAAGATCTTTTTTTGCAATCTCACTCTGCAAAAAGAGCCAAGAACATTTTCTACAGGTGACCCAAACATCAGGGTCTCATGTCAGAGTGACCATCGCTAACCAGTATCGATGCCTGGTTGTCTTGCAAGAGCAGCTCCTAGAATGCTCAGGATCCTTACATTGCAAATATTGACACTAAAATTTTCTTTCCCAAAGCAATGGCAAGGAAACCGCTAATATTTTTCTCAGTTATCTCCTCACTGTAAGTTGTCTCCTCTCTGCAAAATGTCCTATTGTAATACAATCATGTAGATGAACAAATCAAATATGTTGCAGTGATTGTTACATATATGTTGccatgtttgtgtgtgtgtgtgcgtgcgtgcgtatgtgtgtgtgcatgtgtgtgtacatCTATGCGTGTATACGCGTGTCActatgtgtgtgtatttgttggTGTGGGTGTGGCTGTTTTGGTGTCCAtatgtgtgtgtcgctgtctgtgtgtcGGCGTCTGTGCGTCGCCGACTGTGTGTCGCTGTCAGTGTATGTGTCGCTGTCCATCTGTTTGCGAGTTTGTGTGTGCGgtggtgcatgtgtgtgtgtgtacatgtgtgtgtgtctgtgtgtgtgtgtgtgtgtgtgtgtctgtgtttatgtTGTGAGCAAGTAAATTAATGTGTCTATCtgtgtgactattattagaaatACCGTTATCGCttagcaaacattttttcaaaagtttaaaatacgCGAGATTTATTTTGGGTTAACTTGTAGTCATTGGGGTTAACTTTGCTCAATCACAACGAGATTttcaagtctgtcaagaggtaaCCATAACTTTCAAGGGCAATTTTTCAACTTGAAAGTTAAAGGTACATTTTAAACTATTAAGCTGGTACTATGCAAGACCGTTATAATGCTGCTGCGGTGAACTTTGATAGAACAGTTTGCAATAGATGATTGGTTCCACCACATTGCCGTTATTCTTACATATCTGCTGACATGtctatgtttgtgtgtgtgtctctgtGCGTGTTTTTCCGTGTGTTGGTGCGTTAGACATTCTTTAAAAGTTGAGGTATCAATATTTTGATTCTTGTTGAAAATAACGGGTGTATATATGTGCGCTTGTGCGTGACTGTGTGTGCATATCTTGTTGTATGCGTTTGTTGTGTGTATGTTAGATTCTGTGTTTATGTACACGTGTtcgttgtgtgtgtgtatgtctgtgtggcCATAATTTGAATTGTCATAAAAGCTCTGAAAAAAttgttccaaatgttgcagTTACGCGAGATTCAATGGAGTGAACTTGGTTTTAGAAACTACTTTTAAGACTATTAAACTACTACCATGTAGGACCaatatcaagctgctactgcaaACTTGAATGAACAGTTTTGCGATATATGAATGAATCAAATACGTTGTTGTTTTTGTTCCAGACctgttgaaatatatttgtgtgtgaTTTCATTTGTTTGGGTCTGTTCATGTTGTTgctggtgtgtgtgtgcgtgcgtggtgtgtgtgtgtgtgtgagcgtgcgtgtgtgtgtgtggctataatttgaattatcATGATAGCTCTGCAAAAACtatgtgtgtgcttgttggtgtctgcctgtgtgtgtgcatgttggTGCCTggctgtatgtgtgtgtgcttgttgaTGTCTGGCTGTAGTTGTGTGCACTTGTTAGTGTCTGGCTGTAGTTGTGTGCAATTGTTGATGTCTGGCTGTGTGAGTGTGTTGCCGCACGCacgcttgttggtgtctggcagtgtatttctgtcttttttgtgtgcctgtatgtgtatacatttgtttgtttgagcatgtatatgtgtgtgtgtctgtgcaagTTGTGTTCATCTGAATGTGTCTCTGTGTTTATGGGTGTGGGTCTCCGCTGCTATTATCACGTTTATTAATGTGTTtctgtctgtgtctgcgtgactatcaCTAGAAttgtcatcatttttcttcaaaccttgttccaaatgttgcagataTGCCAGATTTAATTGGGTAAACTTTGTTCAATCACAACAAGGTTTTCAAGTCAGTCAAgaggttaccataatcttcaaagACAAGGTTTTAACttgtccttgaagattatggtaacttCTTGACCTTATGAATCCTACTGGACAAGTTTTGAACTTGTCCagtagacgcataaatgcgttttatATGGTCCAGTGCCGTAGACGCATCATTGAGACTtccccagcaattgcgtagtaacttcatttcattattcgttgacaacataacccacggtctttaggactttccTTATATTGAATACGTTGTCCGAAGATATCTCTATAaacttagcctaaaataacaaagcaatttaaacttttgttttgagatttacgaacttaaaaacaaacaatttttgttaagttttgtaaattaccgcacgagttagaaaacaggtaattgctTATGTTTATGATATCATAGCCAAATTTAGATTTAGGTTTTCGTGATTATAccaataattaaagtagcaacaGTGACTGGTAGTGGTGAAATTAATAGTCTTGTAagagtaaaaaaaaattgtcgtggatcgtcttagcttcgtagtgatcgcttcacatagctttatcatctcacgaagtacatgtatatatacaatgatttttttgcTTAGCAGTGTTAGTTGAAATGTTGgcgaaataaaatatgttacaaaaatgttttagatagagtttgaaattggaaaaatattgtatacatatcatgaagcaatatccaCAATTTTCGGTAAATTTGCTGGCaataggccgatagctaaatgttttcctggatggcagtgaaagggttaaaggttgacttgcatcaaaattcacattacagttatttggtgtcaaaagattcgccatgtcttactctattgtgttgtaggcgccaaatatgtgggaatgtgattaaaagctcgtaaaagctcaaaaacgaacaaaaaatcgcagcctcacgagaccgccctagtttggattcgttttccaaaacggctaaaatgtgacgtatgtgtgctaaaacggctaaaatttgtgcgagatagtttatgtttacactttcatgcatccttattcgtcgaaatattttcacaaatatacttcacgcttgcaataaaaaccatgtctattgttcttacgcgtctatttcattggcatcgtaatgctgcaactttgagcactgatatctcaaaacgtagcataaaaatatgtttaattttttaaacttagcttgaacgattgcatatcatcctctaataaaaatgatgagccttttggtccgctatgatggtcgaaaaatgctgtagaaattgttcgcgccatatggcgagAATTGTAAGTCGcgtgatcagataatgttagtttcagttcaagtttgatctgtcgcaaatagcagacacgctttctcgtattaaacttcaattcgtcataatgtctaacgcgccacgtcgtgtttgtgcagctgccaactgccaagctgagaagcaccttttttcttggccaagagcagagaatagatcagaccttcaccgggcgtggtgcaactgggtgaagctggatgttacaaactttatttattcgcctgctcaCTCTTGCCTTAGTTtccgccatttcaaagacgacatgttttctaacctgtttgcatactccacatgtcaccaaagcatgtgagtaatttattttatgaactacttgtattagtagtagtaactcaggatattttctagtattctcctaatactactgtattaatccatatttaatattacaatattaatgtcatttaattgtaatatgatattattagtattttatcattttaattacgcatattattcttattataataacaaaaataattcatactgcatatctatctgtaaaacgtaaaatATTAATCtacaattgataaaataatgttataagtttcacgattaatttcgccgaatttcttaaccccactcacttatagatatgttatataaaatacttattgtcattttctggcatcatcgttaatagcatcctaatattattatcattcacACATCTTACAGTGGTTGTCACctacatttatttagtttgaagCTCGATCAAACTAAGGCAGTTCCATCCATTCGTTTCCGGAGTGAGGAAAGATGACGTGTGGTCCTGACACCTCGGAAGAGAAAGTTGGAGGATGCTGCAATGACTAAGAGGGACCACCGCACTGTGCTGCGCCAGGCATTGACCGAATACAGGGAGTACGATGATActtatgtttatatgttattaaCAATGCAAGTTCACTATTGACTTATTCAAATATTCATATCCCTGAGACGAGCTTTTGCTAAGATATTCCTCAGTTGTCAGTTTGTAGTGAATCCGATCTTTTCGTCATACATGTTTAATCTTTTCGAACCATTTAATTCCgtcatttacaatatattacacgAGACATTTGCAGAGCTCCTTCACTTACCGGTATGTTATTTGTGTAGTTGCAGACCTACTGCTGCGGCTACTGCTGTCCAACCATGCCAGTCAATTCCTCCACCAGGGAGAGAGTTGCCTCTGCCAGTGCTGATTGTGGCTAACCACAAAGTGTCGCAAGGTGTGTTTAATGGGTGATAGACCCAGTTAGTTGTTCATCCCATTGGTGCTGTTGGTTTTTGTTCTTGTGTTGGTTTGTTTTGGTTTAGACATGACAATTTATAGATGCGTCATACATGAAGCTCATTATCGCTATGACATGCCAATTGTTTCATCAGTTTATATTCTTCCGGTCGTTTGATGGTTATTGGTGAGCTATTGATTGTTTGTTCTATCGGACTATTTGACTAATGATAATTTGATTGGCACAAGGTCTCCCTTATTGTATCGGCAatggagtttcaaattttttttaatcaggTACTAACACGGATCGAAATGTTCGGTCCCACTTTCAAAGTAAGGGGGTGCAAGCAGACTTTCCTTACCCTCAGCTTAAAAGGGgttgtaaactattatactaTAGGCTAATTTTTGATTAGGAAATTGGTGCAAGGAATTATAGTGATCTCTGATAGATTGGTAAACGTCCGCTtgacttttaaagttttctattcattaacttctaattttaatatatttaatcctATAGTAGTTCGTAGTTCATTctaagctaatacatcaggtcgatgttatccaacagtatatcagtgcagcactagatttaaatattaaaattgttaatgttgtcattcgagaaaaatctgtaaatatttttttcgcaatattgaggcgataattatcatcattaaaatcatacataataatattcgttctatcactctcaagctaaaacttttactactagctagcttggcacataagagctggctagtggcagtgcttacttgctgggaggtttgattctgttgaggatcttcttcagatggagtgtcaggctcgaaacgccagggtcttaaagatgtagttgcgtcaaaaaatgaaattaggacccataaaaggctaaaacatcagctacaatttgatgccatttttgtctttgtagaccaaccctgtccagagatatatgcgttcgaatgaggccctcttttaaaaagctcacgttctagcgggtgccaatttcgtgacgtaacaagtttgttttctgaaacgaaaccacgagcgataaatatgaggtcgcttcgttagccaatcacgagcgcgaaatttttatataggtcgtaataaatgttatcactcgtaaaacgggttgtctgtgatctcgaagattctcattcGATTGAGAATTCTCACCGTTACTGGTTCAGCGCTTTTCACCAATTACTACATACaagttatagttttaaaatggcttcatgttcgagcgactgcgactcagagttatctgagcaacctTTAGTCAAAGATTGAAGCAGGCAGCCTATGGtgaaagctgacaggcgtcagcagcgttttgctgtagagaaagacagaatggaggtaaattaacttagagtcttctatacctaagtaaatgtaatttttatagtcataaatacatatactaattaataaaatgataattctttgctatctccaatcatcgtttcatagctcatctgccgttttacctagctttaatatttttttttgaatcattggtaaattagagtcatgattacaaattattttcactcgtaggaagtgggtaaaatcggtTGATCATTGCTCATCATTAACTACCAAAAGCAATGCTTCGAATTGCtggttttgtatttatatattttacatacctatatttttgttaaacgtttactCATATCGTGATTTTAGATTAGCAATCTAATTGACTCCCAAATTGAAACCTTACCGTAAATACACCTTAGAACGACATCAATGAATGCGTGTAATCATTacgtttgttttattgattacaggatgtttacaTGGCACCACCAGTTCAGCAGTGGTGCAAGTGTGAGAATTGCCATGCGTGGAgtaaaaaagaaatgaacatATGCTGCACAAATCACGACATGTGGCATTCCATTCCGCAAACTGGTATCAAATGCGTTACCAAAGCTGACGAAATAAAAGATCTAATAAAGCCAGGTCCATTGAGAGTGGCTTATTATAACTACTGCCACTACCATGGTAAGCTTATGAGGTTTGTAGCTGCTAATTTTACTGCTTACTTCAAGTAAGTTATCAAGATACTGTAAAAGTATGATATTTTGTTAGTGCCCAAGTATCCAGATGCGGAGAGCCTGGTACCATCTGAAAGACTGAAAGACTGCGACATCTACAACATGGTTTGTAGGCAGAGGAGATTATGCGCGTATAGATCTATGGTATTCTGGACATATCCAACAGGACTTAGAAGGGGAGAGCGACGACCACTACCAGCCTGCATGTATAACATGGTGCGAGCTGCATACCCTGGCACTGAAGATGAGGATGAATACGCAGATATGGCGCATACAGAATTTAAATTTACTGCAGTGATGTgatttttatatactttattttacaaatatactataaagatataatttctatttaatataaatcaatatatttatacacttaAACTTTGTAggcaatgtataatatatacaaaaataaaaaagtaaaagacaATGAATGCAAACGGCGAACAGCAAAATAAATGTAGCAAATAGAGTTGAACAACGAACAGAGAAAATTCACAGGAATACAGTCAGACAATGGAAAAAATGTGGCTTGACAAACTTCTCGTCTCCTGTCTGGCTGCTTCCTCTTCCTCATCAACGAACCTGCAGctataatcatcaacaaaagataaatgacaaaaaaaattaaacacttCATTGTCTTGCCACATCTGCCAAAGTATTGTCTGGCAGACTGGCTTATGAATTATAATCAGCAGTATGATTAGCTATTACTGAGAGATTCGTGGAAAGCTCTATTCATCGCACAAAGTTAGAATCACCATGGTCATGAAATCTTGTCTTGCTGGCTCCCCATGAACAAAGCCATTGTTATATGCACTCTCGTACAAGCCTGCATAACCAAACCATTTTGAGCCACACCATCAATCGCAGAGTGGAAAGGTTGCTTTCCCGCGAATGGAAAAAAGGGAAACCCCTTGCCAggtcaaattaaattttagtttcTAATGCGGGTGAATTgacttcaacaaaattttttattacgtCTTACGTTCACTAATTTGGTCAACTCACAAAACAATTGCTTGTCTATTATCAACTAATCATATAAATGATCAGCAgaaaaatttctacaaattCACACTAACAATGTCTAGATTATGATGAATACACGATGCAGTTAGTTTCACCACATTCGAATAGTTCTTTTTGAACATGCGGCTACTCAGCCTTAGCACGATGTCATTGTCTGCATCTTGCTAAGGTTCCTCCATCAGTGCCTTGAGCCGTTGACTGAGGTATCCTACTATATTTGAGGCTCAACGAAACACACAAGGCACATCAGAAGGCGTCCAACTTAGTACCGCGGCTGGCATCTACCTTGGCAAATCCCAGCGCTCGGCACTACGTCGgtctttttataaatattatatgatataaataatatatataaatatataattataatatacataatttatatactatatatactatacatattataatatatttatatattctaaTTTTGTAggcataatatatatagcctacaaaacaaaagaaaatgaatgcaaacggcgaacaacaaaataaatgtagCAGTTACAATACGAATAGAGAAAGATCACCGAAAGTAAATGGGATACAGACAGACATTGGAGGGAACGAGGCTTGACAAACTCCTGTCTGGCTGCTTCCTCTACTTCATAAATGGATCTGTAGCTAGGACCACTTAGAGATTGTACATCTCATGGTATATCTTCagcaaataacaaaataaaagaaatgtaaCAAACAGAGTGGCAATAGGAACAGCGAAAAATCACAGGAATTAAATGGGATACAGATCCTTGGCCTGAACCAGCCATGTTATTACAAACACATGCTGCAGCCTGCAATGCACAGACTAAATCACACCAATAATTATGCAGTATGAACATATCACATAACAAACAGCCAAGCACCTACCTACATGGGGCTCTACGTAGTTGCCTTCTTCTTGCCACGAATAGCTCTCCGCTTGGCTAGCTCCAACTCTGCCAACGAAAGGTAATGTGGCTTGACATACACTCCTCGTTTCCTCTGTCTGGCTGCTTCCTCTACTTCATCAATGGACCTGTAGCTAGGACCAGTTGACGCTAGACTTGGAGGTTCTACATCATGCGGTATACCTTCGGCATCCACAATAGAAAGTCTCAGCTGATGGAATAGCTTGTTGAGATAATCTGTtgtgaataaaaacaaaaaatttcaaacctaaaCATCAGAAGTTTGAGCAGCATGTGGTAATGTAATGGCAACTTACCATATGTAGGCCTGGATCTTATATACCGCATACTGGGACGGAGCTTGGTTGCTTTAGACCTAGCGACAACCTTGACAGGGTTGCTGGTCTTATCTAGCATGACTGGTCTTTGGCAGTTTTCGTTGTGATGGAGGAGAGTTAGCTGTCCTCGGCTGAGCATTCCAGCAAAGGAGAAGCCTTCCCTCTTTGGAGCATTTCGGTTTAAAGAGCTGTGGAAACTTTCCAGTTCACTAGTAGAGACGGTGCTTGCTCGGTTTATAGCTGAGCTAAAATTGAAGATGGTATCCGAAAACAGCTGGATAAGGTCGGCATGAAGCTGGCAATCTAGATAGGCAACCTCAAGCTTGTTGCCTTCTTCATCAAACACGTCTTCTGCTTGTTCGTGTTGGCACTCTGGAAAAGTTTCATAGGTGTGAACATGTATATCACAAATGTGATTGACAGTGGAGCACCACCATTCTTTCCTGAGCTGGCCACTTTGAGTATGTGAAATCACATGGTACATGTGATTTATAACGGCGGGTATCCAGTCAAGAAGAATTCTGTAAGCAACCTTGGAGTTGGCAAGAGTTGTTAATCGCTTCCTCAAATTTTTGGTCAAGTGCCATGAGTCAAAAGTGTGAGAAACGGTGCTCCACTGAGTGGACATGTACTTCATGAGAGAGGAGTGTCTGTCAGTCGTCAACTCGGCTACGTGTAGATTTTTCTCCTCTAGGTAAGCTCGACACCTTTTTAGCCCCTCAAGTTCCATAGCAGGTGACGATGATGTTTCTGTACATTTTAGGAGCTCACATGCCACAATCTTGCTGGAAGAGTTATTCATCAAAGTGTAAAAACTGTATGTAGCTACAAGGAGACCCCAATATTGAAACATGCGGTCCACAGATCAAGTTTGCAAAGCATAAAAAGTTACACAACAAATACGGTACCTGAATGTCCAATGCTGTGAAAACAGGCATCGCC from Watersipora subatra chromosome 2, tzWatSuba1.1, whole genome shotgun sequence encodes:
- the LOC137388322 gene encoding uncharacterized protein, whose translation is MESDTSDEMQEREEDLGKALDEEEWVPDSDNSETEDEVSEESFEGERPWQKQPKYIVEHSQLQKLLEVCPMCAGPSAVELVDRRGAYIRYITRCSTCNHTRTWSNSDKAVRSVTAEMLEEVHQEHREKSIGVSGDACFHSIGHSATYSFYTLMNNSSSKIVACELLKCTETSSSPAMELEGLKRCRAYLEEKNLHVAELTTDRHSSLMKYMSTQWSTVSHTFDSWHLTKNLRKRLTTLANSKVAYRILLDWIPAVINHMYHVISHTQSGQLRKEWWCSTVNHICDIHVHTYETFPECQHEQAEDVFDEEGNKLEVAYLDCQLHADLIQLFSDTIFNFSSAINRASTVSTSELESFHSSLNRNAPKREGFSFAGMLSRGQLTLLHHNENCQRPVMLDKTSNPVKVVARSKATKLRPNYLNKLFHQLRLSIVDAEGIPHDVEPPSLASTGPSYRSIDEVEEAARQRKRGVYVKPHYLSLAELELAKRRAIRGKKKATT